One Candidatus Niyogibacteria bacterium genomic region harbors:
- a CDS encoding WxcM-like domain-containing protein: protein MAYRKVRDVMSFSPRGPWDTKSGGKLTVLLALPYNKVIQQFFRYDASELAHVPSDIRGFRSYTVMNLPCGRIGGTEFHHIREEIVFCLNGQILWKCEDVHGSIREDTLNIGDGLWMPPYILHTYEVLQPDSGLIVLANTLFTPDDPQTHDTYSIEEFKKLQSSVRQS, encoded by the coding sequence ATGGCATATCGCAAAGTCCGTGATGTGATGAGTTTTTCACCTCGAGGACCATGGGATACCAAGTCGGGTGGTAAACTCACGGTACTATTAGCTCTTCCGTATAATAAAGTCATTCAGCAGTTCTTTCGTTATGACGCAAGCGAGCTTGCGCATGTGCCAAGTGACATCCGAGGATTTCGTTCATACACTGTTATGAATTTGCCTTGCGGAAGAATAGGCGGAACCGAATTTCACCATATTCGTGAAGAAATCGTTTTTTGTCTTAACGGACAGATTTTATGGAAATGCGAAGATGTCCACGGAAGCATTAGAGAAGATACTCTTAACATTGGGGATGGCCTCTGGATGCCCCCGTATATTCTGCATACTTACGAAGTCCTACAACCTGACAGCGGACTGATTGTTCTTGCTAATACTCTCTTCACGCCAGATGATCCTCAAACACACGACACCTACTCTATTGAGGAATTCAAAAAGCTTCAATCTTCGGTCCGGCAATCTTAA
- a CDS encoding segregation/condensation protein A: MAYKVKTEKFEGPFDALLDLIEEKKLSISEISLAQVCEDYLKHFKTLGDISRSEAASFLAVGATLMLIKSRTLLPALELTPEEEESIEELENRLKLLRKFRSLARNIHEYGARNTPLFSREAFSGHEFGFLPPEKVTISLLQKLAGRIIDTLPKTDLLLERTLVKVITIEEKTRELMGRIQNRLSGSLEKIISAKDKIELIVGFLALLELIKQGIFEIEQKSPFGEVELKKAPV, translated from the coding sequence ATGGCGTACAAAGTAAAAACTGAGAAATTTGAAGGACCGTTTGACGCGCTTTTAGACCTGATTGAAGAAAAGAAACTTTCAATCAGTGAAATTTCTTTGGCTCAAGTATGTGAGGACTATTTGAAGCATTTTAAAACCTTGGGTGATATTTCGCGCTCGGAAGCCGCCTCTTTTTTGGCCGTTGGAGCAACCCTGATGCTTATAAAATCGCGGACACTCCTACCGGCTCTGGAACTTACGCCCGAGGAGGAAGAATCCATTGAGGAACTGGAAAATCGCCTGAAATTATTAAGAAAGTTCAGGTCCCTTGCCAGGAATATTCACGAATACGGCGCGAGAAACACTCCGCTTTTTTCGCGGGAGGCTTTCAGTGGCCATGAATTCGGTTTTTTGCCCCCTGAAAAAGTGACGATTTCGCTCCTTCAAAAGTTGGCCGGAAGAATAATTGATACCCTGCCTAAAACGGATTTGCTTCTTGAGCGCACATTGGTTAAAGTTATCACTATTGAAGAAAAAACCCGCGAATTGATGGGGCGCATACAAAACCGTCTCTCCGGATCTCTTGAAAAGATTATTTCGGCCAAAGATAAAATTGAGCTGATTGTCGGATTTCTGGCGCTTTTGGAATTAATCAAGCAGGGAATTTTCGAAATTGAGCAGAAAAGCCCTTTTGGCGAAGTGGAATTAAAAAAAGCACCCGTTTAA
- the scpB gene encoding SMC-Scp complex subunit ScpB, whose product MNSLTKRIEAILFIHGEPVALERLVKILGIDITEIRKAAEELDQRLIDTALTLVWKGNDLQLVTRPALSKDVEVLVKEEMSKEISRASSETLAIAAYRGPLTRAEIDYIRGVNSSYTLRNLLIRGLIERKTNPKDARTYIYQVSIDFLKFLGLAKLEELPEYAGFSDKLGQFLSDKPKEK is encoded by the coding sequence ATGAACAGTTTAACTAAAAGGATAGAAGCCATACTTTTTATTCACGGAGAACCCGTGGCGCTTGAAAGATTGGTTAAGATTTTGGGTATAGACATCACCGAAATTCGTAAAGCCGCCGAAGAACTGGACCAGCGGCTGATTGATACGGCTTTGACTTTAGTCTGGAAAGGAAATGACCTTCAATTAGTTACGCGCCCCGCCTTATCAAAGGACGTTGAGGTTTTGGTTAAAGAGGAAATGTCCAAGGAAATAAGCCGCGCTTCGTCCGAGACGCTCGCGATTGCAGCCTATCGCGGCCCTTTGACCAGAGCTGAAATAGACTATATCCGCGGCGTTAATTCTTCCTACACCTTAAGAAATCTTTTGATCCGCGGACTGATAGAAAGAAAAACAAACCCAAAAGACGCGCGGACGTATATATATCAGGTTTCAATTGATTTTCTTAAATTTCTTGGTCTTGCCAAATTAGAAGAATTGCCGGAATACGCCGGGTTTTCGGATAAGCTCGGACAATTTTTATCCGACAAGCCCAAAGAAAAATGA
- a CDS encoding D-alanyl-D-alanine carboxypeptidase, protein MMRYALFLLILVLFAGVGVSRPDIKIARPDAYFFTASPSAEKYPPEIVDPFKDLTIEAESAVLLDLSGDKIIFKKNSDFERPLASLTKLVTAAVFYDLVEDILSAENAGLPIGQESASIVIPITSEAVKQEGDDGFLVNESFRAEDLVSAMLVRSSNDAAYALSSWLQKKSNKPDSLWFVNEMNVFVSGIGLHQTYFLNPTGLDVDDYLAGAYGTAEEMARLFSWLIKNKFDIISATSGPQITVYSVQGKKHIFESIAVPVMPIPELISAKTGYTELAGGNLVFAFGLGVGRQFIAVVLGSSYEGRFEDAMKLYAAASRYVKNL, encoded by the coding sequence ATGATGCGATACGCGCTTTTTTTGCTTATATTGGTTTTGTTTGCCGGAGTCGGCGTCTCGCGGCCCGATATTAAAATCGCGCGGCCTGATGCGTATTTTTTTACCGCAAGTCCGTCCGCCGAAAAATATCCTCCGGAAATTGTTGATCCGTTTAAGGATTTAACCATTGAAGCCGAGTCAGCCGTTCTTTTGGATTTATCCGGCGATAAAATAATTTTCAAAAAAAATTCCGATTTTGAGCGGCCTTTGGCCAGTTTGACCAAGTTGGTTACGGCGGCTGTTTTTTATGATTTGGTTGAGGACATTTTATCTGCCGAAAACGCCGGTTTGCCGATCGGGCAGGAATCAGCCTCTATTGTTATCCCCATAACTTCGGAAGCCGTAAAGCAGGAAGGCGATGATGGATTTTTGGTAAACGAATCTTTTCGGGCCGAGGATTTAGTGTCGGCGATGCTGGTCAGGTCTTCAAATGACGCGGCTTACGCTTTGTCTTCCTGGCTGCAGAAAAAATCCAATAAACCCGACTCCTTATGGTTTGTAAATGAAATGAATGTTTTTGTAAGCGGCATCGGTTTGCACCAAACTTATTTTTTAAATCCCACGGGGTTAGATGTTGACGATTATCTTGCGGGGGCCTATGGTACTGCCGAGGAAATGGCCCGTCTTTTTTCGTGGCTGATAAAAAACAAGTTTGACATTATTTCCGCGACATCCGGGCCGCAGATCACCGTTTATTCCGTTCAAGGAAAGAAACATATTTTTGAATCAATCGCCGTCCCCGTAATGCCCATTCCCGAACTTATATCGGCCAAAACAGGCTATACTGAACTTGCGGGAGGAAACCTTGTTTTTGCTTTTGGCCTTGGAGTCGGGCGTCAGTTTATCGCAGTCGTTTTAGGGTCGTCTTATGAAGGAAGGTTTGAGGACGCCATGAAACTTTACGCGGCTGCCTCCCGATACGTTAAAAATTTATGA
- the greA gene encoding transcription elongation factor GreA has product MNNFQDAEYLSQEGFDRLKAELKSLKNEKRKEIASRLEYAKGLGDLSENSEYHEAKEAQLENEGRIVELEDVLARSVIMSKAPAKNNVAIGSTVVVARAGSSDSFTYILVGSEESNPIKSKISYGSPLGRALLGRKKGEEVKVVAPRGEIKYKILDIM; this is encoded by the coding sequence ATGAATAATTTTCAAGACGCTGAATATTTGAGTCAGGAAGGTTTTGACCGCCTGAAAGCCGAATTAAAGAGCCTGAAGAATGAAAAAAGAAAGGAAATAGCGAGCCGTCTGGAATATGCCAAGGGACTCGGCGATCTTTCCGAGAACTCCGAATACCACGAGGCCAAGGAGGCCCAGCTGGAAAATGAAGGCCGGATTGTTGAGTTGGAAGATGTGCTGGCGCGTTCGGTGATTATGTCTAAAGCCCCCGCCAAAAATAACGTGGCCATAGGGTCAACCGTGGTTGTGGCTCGCGCCGGTTCTTCCGATTCTTTTACCTATATTCTTGTGGGGTCTGAAGAATCCAATCCCATTAAATCAAAAATATCTTACGGATCCCCTCTGGGGCGGGCTCTTTTGGGGCGTAAAAAAGGCGAGGAAGTTAAAGTTGTTGCTCCCAGGGGAGAGATAAAATATAAAATTCTTGATATAATGTAA
- the lysS gene encoding lysine--tRNA ligase, with product MSLDEIRSDRLNKLAKIKAAGIEPYPVISSGLFDLSKVRSEFNSLKKKKSLILSGRIVAMRVHGGSIFCDIFDGRDKFQVYLKEDDLGRNFSLFSELADSGDFFEFKGRLFLTKKKEKTLLVSGWRILAKSLRPLPEKWHGLQDVEERYRRRYLDLLSNPEVRERFDKRTKIVTEIRKFLDKLGFQEVETPLLHALAGGAAAKPFKTHHNALDYEFYLRIAPELYLKRLLIGGMEKLYEIGRNFRNEGVDVSHNPEFTMLELYESFSDAENHRDFVEKLLKHLVKTINKSLIVKYQGSEMNFGKKFVSITFEDALSRFALVNNYKKISEEELKLKAKQFGIELEHGDFKAKIADKIFKKICRPKIIQPTFVLYYPLEILPLAKESGEYPGMADMYQLVIGGLELVKGFSELNNPSEQRLRFEAQEEMRKAGDQEASRMDEEYLEAMEYGMPPAAGLGMGIDRLVMFLTNTANIREVILFPTLRPE from the coding sequence ATGAGTCTTGATGAAATCAGGTCGGATAGACTGAATAAACTAGCAAAAATTAAAGCCGCCGGAATTGAGCCATATCCCGTCATAAGCTCGGGATTATTTGATTTAAGCAAGGTAAGGTCAGAATTTAACTCGCTCAAAAAGAAAAAATCGCTGATTTTAAGCGGAAGAATTGTAGCTATGCGCGTCCACGGCGGGTCTATTTTTTGCGACATCTTTGACGGCCGCGATAAGTTTCAGGTTTATCTGAAAGAGGACGATTTGGGTCGTAACTTCTCGCTTTTTTCGGAATTGGCCGACTCAGGAGATTTTTTTGAGTTCAAAGGCAGGCTTTTTTTAACCAAGAAAAAAGAAAAAACCCTTTTGGTTTCCGGCTGGCGGATTTTAGCCAAAAGTTTAAGGCCGCTTCCCGAAAAATGGCATGGCCTGCAAGATGTTGAAGAAAGATACCGCCGGCGCTATCTGGATTTATTGTCAAATCCGGAAGTGCGCGAGCGTTTTGACAAGCGCACAAAGATTGTTACGGAAATCAGAAAATTTCTGGACAAGTTGGGGTTTCAGGAAGTTGAAACGCCGCTTTTGCACGCGCTTGCCGGAGGGGCCGCGGCCAAGCCCTTTAAAACCCACCATAACGCGCTGGACTACGAATTTTATCTGCGCATAGCTCCGGAACTTTATTTAAAAAGGCTGCTTATCGGCGGAATGGAAAAGCTTTATGAAATCGGGCGAAATTTCAGGAACGAAGGCGTTGACGTTTCTCATAATCCGGAATTCACGATGCTTGAACTTTACGAATCGTTTTCAGACGCGGAAAATCATCGGGATTTTGTTGAGAAACTTTTAAAACATTTGGTTAAAACCATAAATAAGTCCTTGATTGTCAAGTATCAGGGGAGTGAAATGAATTTCGGAAAAAAATTTGTCTCCATCACTTTTGAAGACGCTTTGAGCCGGTTTGCCCTGGTAAATAATTATAAAAAAATATCGGAAGAAGAATTAAAACTTAAAGCCAAACAGTTCGGCATAGAGCTGGAGCACGGAGATTTTAAGGCAAAAATTGCCGATAAAATTTTTAAAAAGATTTGCCGTCCTAAAATAATACAGCCGACTTTTGTTTTGTATTATCCTTTGGAAATTTTGCCTTTGGCTAAAGAATCAGGCGAGTATCCGGGGATGGCAGATATGTATCAGTTAGTCATAGGCGGTTTGGAATTAGTTAAGGGTTTTTCGGAATTGAACAATCCTTCCGAACAGCGCCTGCGTTTTGAAGCGCAGGAAGAAATGCGTAAAGCAGGCGACCAGGAAGCAAGCCGAATGGACGAAGAATATCTTGAAGCAATGGAATACGGCATGCCTCCGGCGGCAGGTTTGGGCATGGGCATTGACCGTTTAGTTATGTTTTTGACTAATACCGCCAATATCCGCGAAGTCATCCTTTTTCCCACACTGCGTCCGGAATAA